A single region of the Pseudomonas marginalis genome encodes:
- a CDS encoding type III secretion effector protein, with amino-acid sequence MSVLVSDTQASTSSTSDLLQATSRPEVKAPRPATAPNGQAAANVSFLPRENQRGPVFGAPSSQAPRQSAADNVMRHSSEPARQGLMDTVRHWVSPWFAWHRPQPGPGYCNPPPRPDPTVGKPYPPAPGWPDPTYSLKSNDELAQQLRDNFNAFRDRSNPGYVSVDSIYGMAKKTWSPNPVTNANIRLANELLRRPELMSALDRHSSTGALDGLIDRQNVNIVVKGENYFKYKTDKEMAGEMLEHFDELKRNPWDRELSFNHLRSLAAQEQTGDSPMDHLIQLSQEILKRSDVLRKMDNLAGRDNDGRISWQALYLLSR; translated from the coding sequence ATGTCGGTATTGGTGTCCGATACACAGGCCTCGACCTCATCAACTTCTGACCTTTTGCAGGCCACTTCCAGGCCTGAGGTCAAAGCCCCTCGGCCAGCGACTGCCCCCAACGGCCAAGCGGCTGCAAACGTCAGCTTCCTGCCTCGGGAAAACCAGAGGGGGCCCGTGTTCGGCGCGCCCTCTTCGCAGGCCCCCCGTCAGAGTGCTGCTGACAACGTGATGCGTCACTCCAGCGAGCCGGCCAGGCAGGGCCTGATGGATACGGTCAGACACTGGGTGAGCCCTTGGTTTGCCTGGCATCGCCCACAACCAGGTCCTGGCTACTGCAATCCGCCACCACGCCCCGATCCTACCGTGGGTAAGCCGTATCCGCCCGCGCCGGGCTGGCCTGATCCGACGTACTCGCTGAAAAGCAATGACGAGTTGGCGCAACAGTTACGTGACAATTTCAATGCCTTCAGGGACCGCAGCAACCCTGGGTATGTCAGCGTTGACAGTATCTATGGGATGGCGAAAAAAACCTGGTCTCCCAATCCGGTCACGAACGCGAACATTCGCCTGGCCAACGAGTTGCTGCGACGTCCGGAACTGATGAGCGCCCTGGACCGGCACTCCTCCACCGGTGCATTGGATGGCCTGATCGACCGGCAAAATGTGAACATCGTGGTCAAGGGGGAAAACTACTTCAAGTACAAGACCGACAAGGAAATGGCCGGTGAAATGCTTGAGCATTTCGACGAGTTGAAACGTAATCCCTGGGACCGGGAGCTGAGCTTCAACCACCTGAGGAGCCTGGCGGCCCAGGAGCAGACAGGCGATTCGCCCATGGATCATCTGATCCAGCTGTCCCAGGAGATACTCAAGCGCAGTGACGTGTTGAGGAAAATGGACAATCTCGCCGGTCGTGATAATGACGGCCGGATCAGCTGGCAAGCGCTTTACCTGCTTTCCCGCTGA
- a CDS encoding type III secretion effector protein yields the protein MLRGTMSVLRQRALQNLPAATRVNLAQPGVTSTDSQLALGLEKDFGRLYPFLNDGRLTCSSLQRVADERMGKSEELDRTIQVVSEILKRPRLSDAILSRDGDITRDSLRAAAQTLQGNSSPSVFSQDPFHAQGNTQVVLALQGQFEQLRDKSQDRTFFFEQHQYVEIAMLKAVMQDPHAVDQEGAPVLDPSSGMPRPRYSELCVYTAKNILERPGLLPSLIRANGTRLFGLPQKDGWLSNKSLERWLEQDKARKAR from the coding sequence GTGCTGCGCGGAACAATGTCGGTGCTGCGCCAGCGAGCGCTGCAGAACCTGCCCGCTGCTACGCGCGTGAACCTCGCCCAGCCCGGCGTAACGTCCACCGACAGCCAACTGGCGTTGGGCCTGGAAAAAGATTTTGGCAGGCTGTACCCCTTCCTGAACGACGGGCGTTTGACCTGCTCGTCATTGCAGCGTGTTGCAGACGAACGTATGGGGAAAAGCGAGGAGTTGGACCGGACGATTCAAGTGGTCAGCGAGATTCTCAAGCGCCCGCGGTTGAGCGATGCAATTTTGAGCCGCGACGGCGATATCACCCGGGACAGTCTCAGGGCGGCAGCCCAAACGCTACAGGGGAACAGCTCACCAAGTGTGTTCAGCCAGGACCCGTTCCATGCCCAGGGCAATACCCAGGTGGTGCTGGCCCTGCAGGGCCAGTTCGAACAATTGAGGGATAAATCGCAGGATCGGACGTTCTTCTTTGAACAACACCAGTACGTTGAAATCGCCATGCTCAAGGCCGTCATGCAGGACCCGCATGCCGTTGATCAAGAGGGTGCGCCTGTGCTGGATCCTTCCTCCGGCATGCCTCGGCCCAGGTACAGCGAGCTCTGTGTCTACACGGCGAAGAACATTCTTGAGCGGCCTGGTCTGCTGCCTTCGCTGATACGTGCGAACGGCACACGATTGTTTGGTCTGCCGCAAAAAGACGGCTGGCTCAGTAACAAAAGCCTCGAGCGTTGGCTGGAACAGGACAAGGCCCGCAAAGCGCGCTGA
- a CDS encoding MFS transporter: MTAIPTSAPVVPGRLEQMSTRIAFFIAGFGIAAWAPLVPYAKARAELSEGTLGLLLLCLGVGSIIAMPAAGALASRYGCRRVLSAGTIMICLALPMLATVSSIPLLIAGLFLFGAGLGTVDSTVNLQAVIVERASGKTMMSGFHGLFSLGGIVGAAGVAGLLGLGLSPLHATLVVIVIMALALLKAGPHLLPYGSESSGPAFAIPHGVVLFIGCLCFIVFLAEGAVLDWSAVFLSAERGLDEAYAGLGYAAFALTMTAGRLTGDAIVRRLGATRVIVIGGALATAGMLLATLLPAWETALLGYALVGAGCSNIVPVLYTAVGKQTVMPEHIAVPAITTLGYAGILAGPAVIGFIAHGSSLSSAFVLIAVLLAGVSLSGKVLKV, encoded by the coding sequence ATGACTGCCATCCCCACCTCAGCACCCGTGGTTCCCGGGCGGCTGGAACAAATGTCGACCCGTATCGCATTTTTCATCGCCGGCTTCGGCATTGCTGCCTGGGCGCCGTTGGTGCCATACGCCAAAGCACGCGCCGAACTGAGTGAAGGCACTCTGGGCCTGCTGCTGTTATGCCTGGGGGTGGGGTCTATCATCGCCATGCCGGCCGCCGGTGCGCTGGCGTCTCGTTATGGCTGCCGACGCGTGCTGAGCGCCGGCACGATCATGATATGCCTGGCCTTGCCCATGCTGGCCACGGTCAGCTCGATTCCGTTACTCATCGCCGGATTGTTCCTGTTTGGCGCGGGCCTTGGCACGGTGGACTCCACGGTGAACCTGCAAGCGGTGATTGTTGAGCGCGCCAGTGGCAAAACCATGATGTCGGGCTTCCACGGCTTGTTCAGCCTGGGAGGGATCGTCGGCGCGGCCGGGGTTGCCGGGCTGCTGGGGTTGGGTCTGTCACCTCTGCACGCGACCCTGGTGGTGATCGTCATCATGGCACTGGCGCTGCTCAAGGCCGGGCCCCATTTGTTGCCCTATGGCAGTGAAAGTTCGGGTCCGGCATTTGCGATCCCCCACGGCGTAGTACTGTTCATCGGCTGTCTGTGCTTTATCGTGTTTTTGGCAGAAGGCGCCGTACTGGATTGGAGCGCCGTGTTCCTCAGTGCCGAACGCGGTCTGGACGAAGCTTACGCCGGCCTGGGTTACGCAGCCTTCGCCCTGACCATGACTGCCGGGCGCCTGACCGGCGATGCCATCGTGCGGCGCCTGGGCGCGACCCGTGTGATTGTGATCGGTGGTGCACTGGCCACTGCTGGCATGTTGCTGGCAACATTATTGCCAGCCTGGGAAACCGCATTGCTGGGGTATGCGCTGGTAGGTGCCGGTTGTTCGAATATCGTACCGGTGCTGTACACCGCCGTCGGCAAGCAAACGGTGATGCCGGAACATATTGCCGTGCCTGCCATCACGACCTTGGGGTATGCCGGGATTCTTGCCGGCCCCGCAGTGATTGGCTTCATTGCCCATGGCAGCAGCCTGAGCAGTGCCTTTGTGCTGATCGCAGTGCTGCTCGCCGGTGTGTCCCTGAGCGGCAAGGTCCTCAAGGTATGA
- a CDS encoding diaminopimelate epimerase yields the protein MTQFYDARGNIYGVASPAFLRQRGIEVPDSAAQAARTREAWAASAIRSECEWGSTPRPANAKAHRCDGLLVGPFQAEPPFDLLIVNTDGSLAERSGNGLTIFAQALTDQGLMTEACDLRVHHDQPDGVSPLVTRVEPAIYEHRSGFWLALGLPGFGPSAVGAQGVEQVFQGDIELSHVKALSAINPQWAHSQFVRVGNPHCVTLVEHMSALPDNLQMQQPALFEPLQAIAFAPPAGSGEPCLAGVNLQWVARQSGNRVVARVFERGEGPTASSGTSASAVACAAWRAGWVEGGEVAVVMPGGTAPVRLHTQVDTLLSVSLFGTARPRT from the coding sequence ATGACCCAGTTCTATGACGCACGTGGCAACATTTACGGGGTCGCCAGCCCGGCGTTCCTACGACAGCGGGGTATCGAGGTGCCCGACAGCGCGGCGCAGGCCGCGAGGACTCGCGAGGCTTGGGCTGCATCGGCCATAAGGTCTGAATGCGAGTGGGGCTCGACGCCGCGCCCGGCCAATGCCAAGGCCCACCGCTGCGATGGCTTGCTGGTGGGCCCGTTCCAGGCCGAGCCGCCGTTTGACCTGTTGATCGTGAACACCGACGGCTCCCTGGCCGAGCGCAGTGGCAATGGGTTGACGATTTTTGCCCAGGCGCTTACTGACCAGGGCTTGATGACCGAGGCCTGTGATTTGCGCGTGCATCATGACCAGCCTGACGGGGTGTCGCCGTTGGTGACTCGGGTCGAACCTGCCATCTATGAGCACCGCTCTGGATTCTGGCTGGCATTGGGGTTGCCCGGGTTCGGGCCGTCGGCCGTGGGTGCTCAGGGGGTTGAGCAGGTGTTCCAAGGCGACATTGAACTGAGCCATGTGAAGGCGTTGTCGGCAATCAACCCACAGTGGGCGCACAGTCAGTTTGTGCGTGTGGGCAATCCTCATTGTGTGACCCTGGTCGAACACATGTCAGCCTTGCCGGACAATCTGCAGATGCAACAGCCAGCGCTGTTCGAACCGTTGCAGGCGATTGCCTTCGCCCCCCCGGCAGGAAGCGGCGAGCCATGCTTGGCCGGAGTCAATTTGCAATGGGTCGCCAGGCAATCCGGCAACCGGGTGGTTGCCCGGGTGTTCGAGCGGGGAGAGGGCCCCACGGCGTCCTCCGGCACCAGCGCCAGTGCCGTGGCCTGTGCGGCGTGGCGAGCGGGTTGGGTTGAGGGAGGTGAAGTCGCGGTGGTGATGCCGGGTGGCACTGCGCCGGTACGTTTGCACACCCAGGTCGATACGCTGCTGAGCGTCAGTCTGTTCGGGACTGCACGGCCTCGGACATGA
- a CDS encoding type VI secretion system tip protein VgrG has translation MVNAFVSSRFKLILPGIKTDFQVLAFNGQEVLDQPFFIQVQVVSENPSLDLESLLHQPAYLVFGDANEGLHGQVYAIGRDDPGRRLTRYHLTLAPHLAYLAHRRDQRIFQQRSVPQIIAAVLEHHGILADRYAFELGPVVYPPRTFCVQYAETDLHFIQRLCEEEGIHYHFRHSEHQHVLVFGDDQTVFHRLPAQRYSAAGGPLAETRVIQRFDVRLATRSQQTVRRDHDFEHPSLCLQDSAGSASAQPLEDYRYPAGFTGHARGARLARRGLERLQIGGYRALGRSDQAVLRSGHFLELHDHPDPACNDLWLITSVRHEGYQPQVLEDGTGEVDAFQGYRNRFTATPWSAPYRPPLKHPKPTIHGTQTATVTGPADEEVHCDAYGRVKVRFHWDRLDKSDDTSSCWVRVASGWAGDGFGATMIPRVGMEVLVTFLEGDPDQPLINGCLANALHMPTYSLPQHKTRSVLRSRSTPGGGGGNELHLEDRRGKELIYLRAQRDLEQQVGHDSRLEVAGERREIIRGISTAHLESEEHRHVTGDRKVVLKASDHLDVQGDSRTYVGQTLVIEAGQQVHLKAGASLVIDAGVQLSFKAGGEHLVIQAGGIFSSRPITLGGTPSATGSANALLVAQSPKISATQGAIMHLARQLDADFCPLCEDCREGLCTVGGRAA, from the coding sequence ATGGTTAACGCGTTTGTTTCGTCACGTTTCAAATTAATCCTTCCAGGCATAAAGACTGACTTTCAAGTACTGGCGTTCAACGGTCAGGAGGTGCTTGATCAGCCGTTTTTCATCCAGGTGCAGGTGGTCAGCGAAAACCCTTCACTGGACCTGGAGTCACTGCTCCACCAGCCTGCCTACCTGGTTTTTGGCGATGCCAATGAAGGCCTGCACGGGCAGGTTTACGCGATTGGCCGCGATGATCCCGGGCGGCGGCTCACCCGTTATCACCTGACGTTGGCGCCGCATCTCGCCTACCTTGCCCATCGACGCGACCAGCGGATTTTCCAGCAGCGCAGTGTTCCGCAGATCATCGCGGCAGTCCTCGAACACCACGGCATCCTGGCCGACCGCTATGCCTTTGAGTTGGGGCCGGTGGTCTACCCGCCGCGGACGTTCTGCGTGCAATACGCGGAAACCGACCTGCATTTCATCCAGCGGCTGTGTGAAGAGGAGGGCATTCACTACCACTTCCGTCACAGCGAGCACCAGCATGTGCTGGTGTTTGGCGACGACCAGACCGTGTTCCACCGCCTGCCTGCGCAGCGTTATTCAGCTGCCGGCGGGCCGCTGGCCGAGACACGGGTTATCCAGCGTTTCGACGTACGCCTGGCGACCCGCAGCCAGCAAACGGTGCGTCGTGATCATGACTTCGAGCATCCGTCCTTATGTCTGCAAGACAGCGCGGGTTCTGCCTCAGCGCAACCCCTTGAGGACTACCGCTACCCGGCTGGATTTACCGGCCATGCACGGGGCGCGCGCCTGGCGCGCAGGGGGTTGGAGCGCCTTCAGATCGGCGGATATCGGGCATTGGGCAGGAGCGACCAAGCGGTGCTGCGCAGTGGGCATTTTCTTGAGCTGCACGACCATCCGGATCCGGCCTGCAATGATTTATGGTTGATCACTTCGGTCCGTCACGAGGGTTATCAACCGCAGGTGCTGGAGGATGGGACAGGTGAGGTGGATGCATTCCAGGGGTATCGCAACCGTTTCACCGCGACACCCTGGAGTGCGCCGTATCGACCCCCTCTCAAGCACCCCAAGCCGACCATCCACGGCACCCAGACCGCCACGGTGACCGGGCCTGCCGACGAGGAGGTGCATTGCGATGCATACGGCCGGGTAAAAGTACGGTTTCACTGGGACCGACTGGACAAGAGCGATGACACAAGCAGTTGTTGGGTGCGGGTGGCATCGGGTTGGGCCGGAGACGGGTTTGGCGCAACGATGATCCCGCGGGTGGGTATGGAAGTGCTGGTGACATTCCTGGAGGGCGACCCGGACCAACCATTGATCAACGGTTGCCTGGCCAATGCGTTGCACATGCCGACCTATTCCTTGCCGCAACACAAGACCCGCAGCGTCTTGCGCAGTCGCAGCACCCCGGGCGGAGGCGGCGGCAACGAATTGCACCTGGAAGACCGCCGTGGCAAGGAGCTCATCTACCTTCGTGCCCAGCGGGACCTGGAGCAGCAGGTGGGGCATGACAGTCGCCTGGAAGTGGCCGGTGAGCGGCGTGAAATCATTCGAGGGATAAGTACGGCGCACCTGGAAAGCGAGGAGCATCGTCACGTCACCGGTGACCGCAAGGTTGTGCTCAAGGCCAGCGATCATCTGGACGTGCAGGGCGACAGCCGGACCTATGTCGGGCAAACCCTGGTGATTGAAGCCGGGCAACAGGTGCATCTCAAGGCCGGCGCCAGCCTGGTGATCGACGCGGGCGTACAACTGAGTTTCAAGGCCGGCGGAGAGCACCTGGTGATCCAGGCAGGCGGCATTTTCAGCAGTCGGCCCATCACCCTCGGTGGAACCCCGTCCGCGACCGGGTCTGCGAACGCCCTGTTGGTTGCGCAGAGCCCGAAAATCTCCGCCACACAGGGCGCCATCATGCACTTGGCCAGGCAACTGGATGCGGACTTCTGCCCGCTATGCGAGGACTGCCGCGAAGGCCTCTGCACTGTCGGCGGGAGGGCAGCCTGA
- a CDS encoding DUF4123 domain-containing protein, whose product MENLPSRWMSQQQQAGHRLCLMLEGNNAACQPMLAARGFPAYCHLYAQTPLAEMATAGPVILLLDQVGEPALLDLLQEPEMNWGWLGSLPDADLTDMSRHWRDRLLVGPENNRTLYRLHDNRTLARALNHLGLEHWPAFLGPLISVCYWHEGSWHCGDNPAPGDYPVPEPAPWLNTPNPNASAILHANILRYLLAEHSEDLAALVEFQDPRVWLTQVLEQARSWRWSQPEQLEFLVVRRLEEATRSSGIRWQPTVGETPQDHFERVKQQWLMLENKDE is encoded by the coding sequence ATGGAAAACCTTCCAAGCCGATGGATGAGCCAACAGCAACAGGCGGGGCACAGGCTGTGCCTGATGCTTGAGGGGAATAACGCAGCGTGCCAGCCAATGTTGGCGGCACGCGGTTTTCCGGCGTACTGCCACCTCTACGCACAAACCCCACTGGCGGAAATGGCCACGGCTGGCCCCGTGATCCTGTTGCTGGATCAGGTAGGGGAGCCCGCGTTGCTCGATCTTCTGCAAGAACCAGAGATGAATTGGGGCTGGCTGGGCAGCTTGCCAGACGCGGACCTGACGGACATGTCCCGGCATTGGCGCGACCGGCTGCTGGTCGGACCGGAGAATAACCGGACGCTGTACCGCCTTCACGACAATCGTACGTTGGCGCGCGCACTGAACCATCTGGGCCTTGAACACTGGCCAGCATTCCTCGGCCCACTGATCAGTGTGTGCTACTGGCATGAAGGCAGTTGGCACTGTGGTGACAACCCTGCCCCCGGTGACTATCCGGTGCCCGAGCCAGCTCCTTGGCTGAACACGCCCAACCCGAATGCCAGCGCCATCCTGCACGCCAATATCCTGCGTTACCTGCTGGCTGAACACAGTGAAGATCTGGCGGCATTGGTTGAATTCCAAGACCCCAGGGTCTGGCTGACCCAAGTGTTGGAACAGGCTCGCAGTTGGCGATGGAGCCAGCCGGAACAGCTGGAGTTTCTGGTCGTGCGACGGCTGGAAGAGGCCACCCGCAGCAGTGGGATTCGTTGGCAGCCGACGGTTGGAGAAACACCGCAGGATCACTTTGAACGAGTTAAGCAGCAGTGGCTCATGTTGGAGAACAAGGATGAGTAA
- a CDS encoding lipase family protein has product MTMEQWKKPFFNEKMPACTLRGDWLSFCLVDESGDGKAYGGLKYEIVDSAGQRYAGRLNGDGFVRLEGHCRGPVVLVFDAMYQELGSYYSTLQRREKYPLPITDLQVRAEQTKFSKSSGEQTESNSARQKADHFYQVEVSDLVRQGSHLPAVTPTAYRPKRHALKMMADLGFGPSQPSLSGVVLFPSNHTVLEVRPLRALRPMLSTEDRFCALNLYQLALFAALSYCDFGQEPPDKPFDQVRFPLDPSVGNLFAEQLSGFHQAWRVDPEQVRRFYPLYEDVPYSRRFEILPFDPELYPQNRPELEEKQEHPAHLHFFDDEKGGTDTQAFITHHDEVILIAVRGTASPSDGLRDANAHQVPFIDGVGKAHEGFYQAYRAVRNFVLRYLDQFHVGQRIVICGHSLGGAIALLLAEGLRRISDAHYNILLYTYGAPRAADAEFTAGASTLVHHRIVNHNDPVPSVPAPWMNTTAKLWIPGAVTLFSAPTAGGLLFAAGLVRIGGNPYQHHGDQQHFMPIMLPDGTHSSVLWKPGCESIEEAGRNRAWQTRGDMPDREGLIKQLVQYKQHFMTASYIPAAWATLRRWQQAVDSNGPLVTQREFELLDHALATMRKQLQDKRRELARQRPANDRAYEYHEPLNAEIDRLHTSRERLQTLRWRRLDARDVYGSHSHSSNLQPSLKRWFRHRENQALPQVASIPPAAQSELGRAQPLDLDSIV; this is encoded by the coding sequence ATGACGATGGAACAATGGAAAAAACCGTTTTTTAACGAAAAAATGCCCGCTTGTACGCTGCGTGGAGACTGGCTGAGTTTTTGTCTGGTGGACGAGTCCGGCGACGGGAAAGCTTATGGAGGGCTCAAGTACGAAATTGTTGACAGTGCAGGGCAGCGATACGCGGGCCGGTTGAATGGCGATGGTTTTGTACGATTAGAGGGGCACTGCCGTGGTCCTGTAGTGTTGGTTTTCGATGCTATGTATCAAGAATTGGGGAGCTACTATTCGACATTGCAGAGGCGAGAAAAGTATCCGTTACCTATCACCGACCTTCAGGTCAGAGCTGAACAAACGAAGTTTTCAAAATCCAGCGGTGAGCAAACCGAGAGCAATTCTGCGCGGCAGAAAGCTGACCACTTTTATCAGGTTGAGGTGAGTGACTTGGTTCGTCAGGGCTCCCATCTACCTGCCGTGACACCCACTGCTTACCGCCCCAAACGCCATGCACTAAAAATGATGGCTGATCTGGGGTTCGGTCCGTCCCAACCCTCCTTATCAGGGGTGGTGTTGTTCCCGAGCAATCACACCGTTCTCGAAGTACGTCCACTGCGAGCACTACGTCCAATGCTATCCACGGAAGACCGCTTCTGTGCTTTGAATCTGTACCAATTGGCACTGTTTGCGGCGTTGAGTTACTGCGATTTTGGCCAGGAGCCCCCGGACAAACCATTTGATCAAGTGCGCTTTCCACTGGATCCCAGCGTTGGAAATTTGTTTGCTGAACAACTATCTGGGTTTCATCAGGCCTGGCGAGTTGATCCGGAGCAAGTGCGACGTTTTTATCCGCTTTATGAGGATGTCCCTTACTCTCGGCGTTTTGAAATTCTGCCCTTCGATCCTGAGCTGTATCCGCAAAATCGTCCGGAGTTGGAGGAAAAACAGGAACACCCTGCGCATTTGCACTTCTTTGATGACGAAAAAGGCGGTACTGATACCCAGGCTTTCATAACCCACCACGATGAGGTCATCCTGATTGCGGTGCGTGGCACCGCCAGCCCATCTGATGGATTGCGAGATGCCAACGCCCATCAAGTACCCTTCATCGATGGCGTAGGCAAGGCGCATGAGGGGTTTTATCAGGCTTACCGAGCGGTACGTAACTTCGTGCTGCGATACCTCGACCAGTTTCATGTCGGGCAACGAATAGTTATATGTGGTCACAGCCTTGGCGGCGCCATCGCGTTGCTTCTGGCTGAGGGGCTGCGCCGAATTTCCGACGCTCACTACAACATCCTCCTCTACACCTACGGCGCCCCCCGCGCCGCCGATGCCGAATTCACTGCCGGCGCTTCCACGTTGGTCCACCACCGCATCGTCAACCACAACGACCCGGTCCCCAGCGTCCCGGCCCCTTGGATGAACACCACCGCCAAACTCTGGATCCCCGGTGCCGTCACGCTATTCAGCGCCCCCACGGCCGGGGGCCTGTTGTTCGCCGCCGGCCTGGTGCGTATTGGCGGCAACCCCTACCAACACCACGGCGATCAACAGCACTTCATGCCGATCATGCTCCCGGACGGTACGCATTCGTCCGTGCTGTGGAAGCCGGGCTGCGAGTCCATTGAAGAAGCCGGCCGCAACCGGGCATGGCAAACGCGCGGTGACATGCCCGATCGCGAAGGCCTGATCAAACAGTTGGTGCAATACAAGCAGCATTTCATGACCGCCAGCTACATCCCGGCCGCCTGGGCGACGTTGCGTCGCTGGCAACAAGCGGTGGATAGCAACGGTCCTCTGGTGACCCAACGGGAGTTTGAACTGCTCGACCACGCCCTTGCGACCATGCGCAAGCAACTGCAAGACAAGCGGCGTGAACTGGCTCGACAGCGCCCGGCCAACGACCGTGCCTATGAATACCATGAGCCGCTGAACGCTGAGATCGACCGCCTGCACACCAGTCGCGAACGCCTGCAAACCCTGCGCTGGCGTCGTCTTGACGCGCGTGATGTCTACGGCAGCCATAGCCACTCCTCCAACCTGCAACCCAGTCTCAAGCGCTGGTTCCGCCATCGTGAAAATCAGGCGTTGCCTCAGGTCGCGAGCATCCCTCCCGCTGCGCAAAGTGAGCTGGGGAGGGCACAGCCGCTGGATCTCGACTCAATCGTCTGA
- the codA gene encoding cytosine deaminase has product MHIINARLRNREGLHDLHLEHGRIASITPHTTAPAVGPNDLDAAGNLVIPPFVEPHIHLDATLTAGEPRWNMSGTLFEGIECWGERKATITEEDTRTRAKKTIQSLAAHGIQHVRTHVDVTDPDLTALKAMLQVREESTHLIDLQIVAFPQEGIESYRNGRELMEEAIHLGADVIGGIPHFEYTRDQGVSSVKFLMDLAERTGCLVDVHCDETDDPHSRFLEVLAEEARSRDMGARVTASHTTAMGSYDNAYCAKLFRLLGHSGISFVSCPTESIHLQGRFDSFPKRRGVTRVNELLEAGMNICFGQDSIVDPWYPLGNGNILRVLEAGLHICHMLGYRNLQSALDLVTDNSAKAMALGDRYGLEAGRPANLLILSADSDYEVIRSQGLPLYSIRHGKVLMKRQPAQVEFV; this is encoded by the coding sequence ATGCACATCATCAACGCCCGCCTGCGCAACCGTGAAGGCCTGCATGATCTGCACCTGGAACACGGCCGGATCGCCAGCATCACCCCACACACAACAGCGCCGGCAGTGGGGCCCAATGACTTGGACGCAGCCGGCAACCTGGTGATACCGCCCTTCGTCGAACCGCACATTCACCTCGATGCCACCCTCACCGCCGGCGAACCACGCTGGAACATGAGCGGCACCCTGTTCGAAGGCATCGAGTGCTGGGGTGAACGCAAGGCCACCATCACCGAGGAAGACACCAGGACCCGCGCCAAAAAAACCATCCAGTCCCTCGCCGCCCACGGCATCCAGCATGTACGTACCCATGTCGATGTCACCGACCCCGACCTCACGGCGCTCAAGGCCATGCTGCAAGTGCGCGAAGAAAGCACGCACCTGATCGACCTGCAAATCGTCGCATTTCCCCAGGAAGGCATCGAGTCATACCGCAACGGCCGCGAACTGATGGAAGAAGCTATTCACCTGGGCGCCGATGTGATCGGCGGCATCCCCCACTTTGAATACACCCGCGACCAAGGCGTGAGTTCGGTGAAGTTCCTGATGGACCTGGCCGAACGCACCGGCTGCCTGGTGGATGTGCACTGCGACGAGACCGACGACCCGCACTCACGCTTCCTCGAAGTACTTGCCGAAGAAGCCCGCAGCCGCGACATGGGGGCCCGCGTCACCGCCAGCCACACCACGGCCATGGGTTCCTACGACAATGCCTACTGCGCCAAACTGTTCCGCCTGCTGGGGCACTCCGGGATCAGCTTCGTCTCTTGTCCCACCGAAAGCATCCACCTGCAGGGTCGCTTCGACAGCTTCCCGAAACGCCGTGGTGTCACCCGGGTCAACGAGCTGCTGGAGGCCGGCATGAACATATGCTTTGGCCAGGACTCCATCGTCGATCCCTGGTACCCGCTGGGCAACGGCAACATCCTGCGCGTGCTGGAAGCCGGTTTGCACATCTGCCATATGCTCGGCTACCGCAACCTGCAAAGCGCCCTCGACCTGGTGACCGACAACAGCGCCAAGGCCATGGCCCTGGGTGACCGTTACGGCCTAGAAGCCGGGCGCCCAGCCAACCTGCTGATCCTCTCGGCCGACAGCGACTACGAGGTGATTCGCAGCCAAGGGCTGCCGCTGTACTCGATTCGCCACGGCAAGGTGTTGATGAAACGCCAGCCGGCGCAGGTAGAGTTTGTCTAA